One window from the genome of Echinicola vietnamensis DSM 17526 encodes:
- a CDS encoding LemA family protein, producing MKKAIIPILILVVVGIFVYTKAVGTYNQFVRTEEDINGKWAEVETQYQRRADLIPNLVNTVKGYADFEKETLEGVINARAKATSINLNADDLSPEKVAQFQQAQDQLGGSLSRLMVAVERYPDLKANQNFLDLQSQLEGTENRIAVARRNFNQSVQAYNANLRQFPNNIFAGWYGFEKKGYFEAAEGAENAPTVEF from the coding sequence ATGAAAAAAGCAATTATTCCAATTTTAATTTTGGTAGTGGTGGGTATTTTTGTCTATACCAAGGCGGTAGGAACCTACAACCAATTTGTTCGCACAGAAGAGGACATCAACGGTAAATGGGCGGAAGTGGAAACCCAATATCAACGAAGGGCCGACCTTATCCCCAATTTGGTCAATACCGTGAAAGGTTATGCTGACTTCGAAAAAGAGACGCTGGAAGGAGTGATCAATGCTCGGGCAAAGGCCACTTCCATTAACCTGAATGCTGATGATCTTAGCCCTGAAAAGGTGGCCCAATTTCAACAAGCTCAGGATCAATTGGGCGGGAGCCTCAGCAGGCTAATGGTCGCCGTGGAACGGTACCCGGATTTAAAGGCCAATCAGAACTTCCTCGACCTTCAGTCTCAGCTCGAAGGGACAGAAAACCGAATAGCAGTAGCCAGGCGAAACTTTAACCAATCCGTACAAGCCTATAATGCCAATTTGAGGCAGTTCCCCAACAACATCTTTGCGGGGTGGTATGGCTTTGAGAAGAAAGGTTACTTCGAAGCTGCCGAAGGTGCTGAAAATGCGCCTACTGTAGAATTTTAA
- a CDS encoding TPM domain-containing protein, whose translation MKFPLDNMWLKKYASLLFLFLLASQVLMAQGDFPERPNPPKLVNDFTQTLSSSEQTALERKLVAYNDSTSSQITVVLLGSVGQYDISDYAFQLGDKWGIGQKGKDNGLLILAAMKDRKVFIATGYGLEGAVPDALARRIVDNVIVPAFKREAYFEGLDQATTMIFKLASGEYDAEDVAKKGNSGGAVFFILIFIIIFIIIPLLKNRNDNDNHMGGRGGGVDLFTSLMLMNLLGGGRRDGGGFGNFSGGGGSFGGGGSFGGFGGGSFGGGGAGGSW comes from the coding sequence ATGAAATTTCCTTTGGATAATATGTGGTTAAAAAAATACGCTTCACTCCTATTCTTATTTTTACTGGCCAGTCAGGTCCTCATGGCGCAAGGGGATTTTCCCGAACGCCCCAATCCTCCCAAGCTGGTCAATGACTTCACCCAAACCTTATCTTCCTCCGAGCAAACGGCCTTGGAACGAAAACTGGTGGCCTATAACGACAGCACCTCCTCCCAAATCACGGTGGTTTTGTTAGGATCTGTAGGGCAATATGACATCAGTGATTATGCTTTTCAGCTGGGTGATAAGTGGGGAATTGGCCAAAAAGGAAAGGACAATGGCCTGCTCATTCTGGCGGCCATGAAGGACAGAAAGGTCTTTATCGCGACCGGCTATGGCCTGGAAGGAGCCGTTCCGGATGCCTTGGCCAGGAGAATTGTGGATAATGTGATCGTTCCGGCGTTTAAGCGGGAAGCATATTTTGAAGGATTGGATCAGGCCACCACCATGATCTTCAAATTGGCCAGTGGAGAATACGACGCCGAAGATGTAGCTAAAAAAGGCAATAGCGGTGGCGCGGTATTTTTCATCTTGATCTTTATCATCATCTTCATCATTATTCCCCTGCTCAAAAACAGAAATGACAACGATAACCACATGGGTGGCCGAGGAGGCGGAGTAGACTTGTTTACCTCATTGATGCTGATGAACCTGCTGGGAGGCGGCCGCCGTGATGGTGGTGGCTTCGGTAATTTCTCCGGTGGAGGCGGAAGCTTCGGCGGAGGCGGTAGTTTCGGCGGCTTTGGAGGCGGTAGCTTCGGAGGGGGCGGTGCCGGCGGAAGCTGGTAA
- a CDS encoding TPM domain-containing protein: MAEKLFSKEEKQNIVAAIKAAELQTSGEIQVHLESHCKGDVLDRAADVFAMLKMHKTKLRNGVLFYLAVEDHKFAVLGDGGINAVVPKGFWDEIKEEMVKCFKEGKFTEGLVTGIKMSGKALKEHFPYDADSDENELSDEISFG; encoded by the coding sequence ATGGCCGAAAAATTATTTTCCAAGGAAGAAAAACAAAACATCGTAGCAGCCATCAAAGCTGCCGAACTACAGACCTCTGGCGAAATCCAGGTTCACCTGGAAAGTCACTGCAAGGGGGACGTGTTGGACAGGGCGGCAGATGTATTTGCCATGCTCAAAATGCACAAGACCAAACTCCGAAATGGCGTCCTCTTTTACCTGGCAGTAGAAGACCATAAGTTTGCTGTGTTGGGTGATGGAGGCATCAATGCTGTTGTGCCCAAAGGGTTTTGGGATGAAATAAAAGAGGAAATGGTAAAATGCTTCAAAGAGGGCAAGTTTACCGAAGGACTCGTCACAGGCATCAAAATGTCCGGCAAAGCCTTGAAAGAACATTTCCCCTATGATGCTGACAGTGATGAAAACGAACTCTCTGATGAAATTTCCTTTGGATAA